The Primulina huaijiensis isolate GDHJ02 chromosome 18, ASM1229523v2, whole genome shotgun sequence DNA window CAAGGCCCAAATTTGGGACACCGCCGGCCAAGAAAGGTTTGTTACATATCCTTCTTccccaaaaattttattttttcttcaaaaataatcGCCTCTCGATTTATATGCTGCATGCAACAAAACAAGtgcgatattttatatatatacgtTTTCTTTTACTGGAGAAGAATGATTAATGCGATCCATCTTGGTGTATTTGGCTTTGGTGAATGCAAATTTCACTGAATATAGAGGAAATTCATCAAATCTTTACATATAAATGCATGAGCGGATTAATCCATAAATGAACAGTGCTCCTAAATTTGTTGATGGGTTCAataattatgtatttatgtTTATTGTGTTAGGCTTCATATTCATGAGGTCGAGGAAGAAAATGATTCATCACTATAGATTGGACTGAATTCATTGATCATAAGTTTTAAGATTAAAATCTTCCATTCTTGGATCTTGTTTCCATGAGATTAGCTAGCACCCTGTATATATACAGCTCTGACCGAGAGGAGGGCAGTTGAATTATTTGTGCAAAATTCTGCGTACCTATTCATTTTTGTTGCCAAAAGAAATGAAATCACCATGTCTAGATTGAAacaaatcttattttttttcatgttataGCAACCCAACTCGACAATTAATTACCGTTTACAAAGACTGGTAATGTTTAGGCCAATATGAAAATCATGAAATTTCCCGTCATAAAGCAGTTTTTTTACGCACTTCTTCTCGAAACAACTGGTGGTATAGAGCTATGTCTCTTGTTGATACGTTCCATGAAACTCTACCTTAGGTACCGTGCAATAACTAGCGCCTACTACAGAGGAGCAGTCGGGGCTTTAATCGTGTACGATGTCACCCGACATGTTACATTCGAAAATGTGGAAAGATGGCTGAAAGAGCTTCGAGGCCACACGGATATGAACATAGTGATCATGCTGGTTGGAAACAAAGCAGACCTGCGTCACCTACGAGCCGTTGCACTAGAGGATTCTAAGTCATTCGCCGAAAGGGAGAGGATCTTTTTCATGGAAACTTCGGCCCTAGAAGCTTTGAATGTAGAAAATGCATTTACCGAAGTGTTGACACAGATATATCATGTTGTAAGCAGGAAGGATCTTGAAATTGGAGAAGATCCGGCAGCTCTGCCCAAGGGCCAGACAATAAATCTTGGAACCAAAGATGATGTATCGGCTGTGAAGAAGAGCGGGTGCTGCTCTGGTTGATGCAAGAATGTAACTCGAACTTCTAACCGTGTAACAATGCAAAAATGCATGTTATATATGGCAGTTTTAATGTATCGTTTCGAAATCTCTCTTATTTTTTCCGAATATTTCATGAATAGCTTGTGTTAAATTAAGGTAGATATCATTTTGTCATGATGataagatatttttattttattgttcttCTAAAAATTGGTAGGGCGTCGGATTCAATCgacacaattttttttcaaaaatatgataaatttggttgttaaaacaaataatcattgcatttagaatattttttttattttgtgttatatttatttaaacatttattactaattttttttaaaaaatatatcaatttgatTGTCAAAACACACAATTATGCATTTGATTTTTGGGAGatgaatcaaaattttataataaaaggAATGTGATGTATAagagtaaaaatttatatttagataAATATTTCAACTGTATAAACATGTCACGCGTGTGTCTTGTTAGATACTAGTGGTTGCACTataaaaatttggtaaattttaCCGGTAGATATTAGCAATGCAGCGTTCAAGTTAAGGGCACAAGCAAGAAATGGCATAGTCAGAATTAAGACAGAAATGTCCAACGAAAGTGATCTTCACCCCCGATGATTTTCAATCGCTCCAAAAGTCTTCGCACATTCTGAACAAAATCATCCATGTAAGAATTCTCAAGCCCTTAACAAGAAATGCCTCCACTTACCATGATTCAACTCCTTTTGTGAAATCAGAGTTAATAAtcattcaaatgtatttttgtagttcagaaaaaaaatcataaacttcTAATTCGCATTTTTATGTAATGTTATTTATTATAGATTTCAAGTTCACCTAATCATAtatgtatttgaaattatttatactTTATATTACATTTGTGTAAATAAGTAAGATGTGAATTTATGATTCATTTATTGTTTCATTCGAAATCTATAGATTTTAAATGCATCCATACAAATGCAACCTTAATTTTATGGGTTCTTAATTTCTCCATACTGAATTAATGGTGCATGATTTGTTTTAAAGACTGCGCTACATCAAAATTGCCCGTTTAAGCTACTAAATCCGTTGAGGTTGGTTATGTGACTCTTGTTAATTTTCACTATGGAAAATGTGAAGAGAATTTGTATTGAGTGCCTATTGTCGTCCTACTAAGCCCGCGGATGGCTTATTGTTAATTAGACACcaaaatcttaaatttgaaACGAATTCTCCTCgactgaaaaataaataatcgtaCTACATAGTGTGCTGCTTCATTCGCAATATCCATACTCGACCTCAACTGATGGTGATTGGGTACAGCAAAGATGAATATATGTGACAGCAGCGAATTGAAGGCCATAAAATTAAAGGGGAGCCCCGCGAAAAAGTTGAGGGCACTCTGCAAACCCTAATAAATTCTTTCTCAACCCGTCCTTTTCTTCCGCcattcatttaattaattaattcttcaCTTCGAAAATCATGCATGCATCGGTTTATATCAAATCAGTagcaatatttcttttttactCGTGAATAACCAACGCCGGATTTTTAATATTCATTTGATTATTAGTTTCCAAACCCAgacaaaatatatatcataatgcATTATTTTCTTGGCAGAATATCATTTATcgaaaatttaagaacaaatggaaaaatatatgatattttttaattatattaaataatgtgTATGATttctttcgtttttttttttggtagtaTATATTTCATTTGACGTGAGAATTTACTTGGGTTCTTTGTTTCCTAAATTTCAAAATCTTTGGATATAGACGTCTAGTGTATTAAAAGTACTACAATATAATACTATATTGCATTTTGagagtaaaataaaaataattattgcatCCAAATATGTAAAATGAATGAAAAGTACTCATCTTTTCTTGACGAATACACCCGACCCAAGAGTTTGTCCCTAAGCCACCGGTCTGGCCATTCTGCAACTTCTAGTCTCGACCACCTCCAACTAGCTGCAACTGCTCGAGATTTAGGGGCTCGTGATGATTATAttaacacaatttaataaattagtCCAGCTCAAGAAATCGAATTTACGTTTggttttttattaattatttatgggcTCCCTTGTTAAAGTCATTAGACTTACTATGGCCCGCGTGGGGAGctcaaacacaaaaaattctccaaaaatctataaatattcaACTCCTCAGGTTCCAAGCTGGTAAGTTTCATTTTATGTTTCAATCACTTTTGTTTTATCGAGAGAATTTCATTGGATGATTGCTAATTAGAGCTTCAGATAGTTTTTGTCAGGGTAACAACTAACAATTGACACTTCTAATCAGTTTATAACTGGACCCAGGATCGAACCGATCTACTTCATAAAAACAGTTCAATCGATCGGACTATTCACTTGGACGGGTCGGACCAAAAAActgttatattatttaaaataataatacgatatagtaaaaatattttttttaaattctaaatatattaaatgtgtatataataaaaaaaaatatatttatcaaaatttaaaatataaacaacatacatataatcaaatataatttatatctatattttttaaaaaaaataaatcaaaataagtcATAATActactaaaataattttttttctaaatttaaaatccaattaatcatatatataactaaaaataaaatttaaaatataataaataatttttttaaaatatatataagaaaataatcaaaatttttaaaaaatttaaaaatggtgAACCGATCGGACCGGTTTTTGATTGGTTTGACCATAAAACGGTTTTAGACTAGATTCAGGCTAAACTCGTGGCATGTTCGGTGCGGCCCGATTTTAGAAATAAGATCTCTAACATTTGTTTGTGACGTAGGTAACGACTAAAGCTGTCAATGTTGGTTGAGTCCGTCGGGTTGGCCCACCCCACCAAATAGGCGGTTGGGTTAGAAATTTCTTAACCGGCCTACCTATATGTCTGTTTTGACAATTATAGTGACGACCCACAAAATGTGCTTCTGGAAAATTTTCGAGTGATAGTTGACCATTGGGGTTGGTTGCTTACCCAGATTAACTTATCACTCAGATCTAAGGATGTCAATTTTCACTATGGGTTCGGGTCTCCCACAGATAAAACCTGAAACGAAGCGGATTCGGATATAAGTTTTCGGGTATGGATtcgaattaaaaattttcaaatcccTCAGCAAATAGAGGATGGGCATCCCCAAAGCTGCTCCGATGATAATGATGATTTTTCCTAataattaacaaatcataaaatctcGTTTACAATCTAAACCATCGCCCTCATGATAATGTGTTTTCATCTTTTTTGTcaataaaaaatgaattataatgtttgtattatttaaatgatattattatttatttatgcaattttattctttttatcgATATTGTTTGAGtaaatttgaagattttttgCCAATTCAACCAGTATTTGAAGCAGTTGTGAGGATAGGGATTTAATACATTCTGGGTTGGTGATGCATGAATGAGGATAACAAACACACCTTGTCTCATCGTCATTCCTAAACTattcgaagcagagatgagaaCCGTGGTAAACATTTAATCTCCGCGAGGTCGGGGATGGAGACTCCCGAATTAGATAAGACCAGGAATAAATACTTACTTTCCATTGAGACGTGGATGAGGAATCTTTATAATTAGAAAATGCATGAATTGGAACGGGATATGGAAGGCATcctgagtaggtctcttgtgagacgatctaacgaatttttatctgtaagacgggtcaaccctaccgatattcacaataaaaagtaatactcttagcataaaaagtaacacttttcatggatgacccaaataagatatctgtctcacaaaatacgacccgtgagatcgtatcacacaagtttttgtcaggCATTCTCATCATGTCTCATTGCCATCCGCTTCTCATTTTaggtaatattattttttggctATATAATAATGCAAGTTTTAATACTTTATAATAGTGTATTAGCAtggtataaatttatttaaatttaaatgtatatattgtttgttttaaaaaaagtttatctatttattagaatattaaattaaaaaaaataacagtaaatcaataaatgaaaataagcATCAATAAATTATGCTGCGGTATACGAAAAAGAAGTATAAACGGAAAGGCGAAGAAGGAAAAGGCGCGTGGGGAAAAACGTACACGGGTAGGGGGTCAAAGCACAGTCGGTCATGAAAATGGATCTTGAGAGGATAACCCGTTTTGTCAGGGTTAAATTTGTAATGTGGACCCGAGTCTGCGTAGCCCTTTGTTTGGTTACATGCAATAAATTGGCTCTGATTAAGACTTTCCCTTTTCATCTATTTTCTCGGAACAAGGATTCATGTTTACGTTGtgatatgttaaaaataaaaattttaatatatcacTGAATTATAAATACTTTTTTTATCggcaataaatatattatacttGACTAGCTCTTTTGTGAATGCGTTGTATGCATGTctaaccattttttttttacatgtaaCTACTattgtcaaaaaaattaaaaataaaattttaaaactaaaaataaaatttaaagttttctGATTTTTAATAAGTGTGTTTGATGATACCAAAATTTTACTTCGGGTTAGGTCTGGAGAGCGGATCTTCAAATCTTAACAGCTGATTGAGTCGGTCGGAATTCTGGGTTCTGCATAGACATTAATAGGGTTAGACGGCGCCGGAGAGTTTTCCAACGTGACTCCTCCTATGCTTAAGTCAATCCGGAGAAAAAACTTAAGGAGGAGATAAATATACTAATGTGAAGTAGGTAAGAGAATGTGATAGTGTAAAACTATAGCACatacctgatatttatagaggTAAGAGATTAGTTACATTGTTAGAGTAGGACTCCTTCTGAGATAGAGTCCTACTTGAGATAGGATACTTCAACACTAGGACTCTACCTCAATGACGGCTAGGACTCTTGCCTTATCTTGATTAGATTTACCCGAATCCCGCATTTATCGGGATCCTTATCTATTAACAAGAATATCTTCATATCTTTCAGTCGTG harbors:
- the LOC140964816 gene encoding ras-related protein RABA1f-like, whose protein sequence is MGPYRADDDYDYLFKVVLIGDSGVGKTNLLSRFSRNEFSQSSKSTIGVEFATRSIQVDDKVVKAQIWDTAGQERYRAITSAYYRGAVGALIVYDVTRHVTFENVERWLKELRGHTDMNIVIMLVGNKADLRHLRAVALEDSKSFAERERIFFMETSALEALNVENAFTEVLTQIYHVVSRKDLEIGEDPAALPKGQTINLGTKDDVSAVKKSGCCSG